A portion of the Homo sapiens chromosome 16, GRCh38.p14 Primary Assembly genome contains these proteins:
- the LOC105371253 gene encoding uncharacterized protein LOC105371253 has product MFQGAGEPRIRRLCPGVTFFPQEWGHGLKAGVPARTLVLRGPDGAVSVAQTTSTTSHRWAWRGGAAPGCAPFTPRDRAWGHLREVIRGAAAHREGQASTAPPCRTCPAPRRPSPKVSRGCAATLSTERLPAAGPRSPMAAAAKSPGLPHSGPGAKVTALHHLGLRVHFQEAGSGERGAGALCSLSLSSLTSHLPAVSESELRGAKVTSLSGAIRRV; this is encoded by the exons atgtttcagggAGCTGGTGAACCGCGCATCCGGCGGTTGTGCCCAG GAGTGACATTTTTTCCCCAAGAGTGGGGACACGGATTGAAGGCCGGAGTTCCAGCCAGAACTCTGGTTCTGCGCGGGCCAGATGGAGCTGTTTCCGTTGCACAGACGACGTCCACAACTTCCCATCGCTGGGCGTGGCGAGGAGGGGCTGCCCCGGGCTGCGCGCCCTTTACGCCCAGGGACAGGGCCTGGGGACATCTGAGGGAAGTGATCCGGGGGGCTGCCGCCCACCGAGAGGGGCAGGCTTCGACAGCGCCACCCTGCCGCACATGCCCGGCGCCTCGCCGGCCCTCTCCAAAGGTGTCCAGGGGCTGCGCCGCGACACTTTCCACCGAGCGTCTGCCAGCAGCTGGACCCCGCTCTCCAATGGCCGCCGCCGCCAAGTCCCCGGGGCTCCCGCACTCCGGGCCGGGCGCGAAGGTCACCGCCCTGCACCACCTTGGGCTGCGCGTCCATTTCCAAGAGGCaggcagtggggagaggggagcGGGGGCGCTGTGTTCCCTTTCCCTCTCATCACTAACCTCCCACCTTCCAGCGGTTTCTGAAAGTGAGTTAAGGGGAGCAAAAGTCACTTCTCTTTCCGGAGCCATCAGAAGAGTTTAG
- the SALL1 gene encoding sal-like protein 1 isoform X1, with product MSRRKQAKPQHFQSDPEVASLPRRDGDTEKGQPSRPTKSKDAHVCGRCCAEFFELSDLLLHKKNCTKNQLVLIVNENPASPPETFSPSPPPDNPDEQMNDTVNKTDQVDCSDLSEHNGLDREESMEVEAPVANKSGSGTSSGSHSSTAPSSSSSSSSSSGGGGSSSTGTSAITTSLPQLGDLTTLGNFSVINSNVIIENLQSTKVAVAQFSQEARCGGASGGKLAVPALMEQLLALQQQQIHQLQLIEQIRHQILLLASQNADLPTSSSPSQGTLRTSANPLSTLSSHLSQQLAAAAGLAQSLASQSASISGVKQLPPIQLPQSSSGNTIIPSNSGSSPNMNILAAAVTTPSSEKVASSAGASHVSNPAVSSSSSPAFAISSLLSPASNPLLPQQASANSVFPSPLPNIGTTAEDLNSLSALAQQRKSKPPNVTAFEAKSTSDEAFFKHKCRFCAKVFGSDSALQIHLRSHTGERPFKCNICGNRFSTKGNLKVHFQRHKEKYPHIQMNPYPVPEHLDNIPTSTGIPYGMSIPPEKPVTSWLDTKPVLPTLTTSVGLPLPPTLPSLIPFIKTEEPAPIPISHSATSPPGSVKSDSGGPESATRNLGGLPEEAEGSTLPPSGGKSEESGMVTNSVPTASSSVLSSPAADCGPAGSATTFTNPLLPLMSEQFKAKFPFGGLLDSAQASETSKLQQLVENIDKKATDPNECIICHRVLSCQSALKMHYRTHTGERPFKCKICGRAFTTKGNLKTHYSVHRAMPPLRVQHSCPICQKKFTNAVVLQQHIRMHMGGQIPNTPVPDSYSESMESDTGSFDEKNFDDLDNFSDENMEDCPEGSIPDTPKSADASQDSLSSSPLPLEMSSIAALENQMKMINAGLAEQLQASLKSVENGSIEGDVLTNDSSSVGGDMESQSAGSPAISESTSSMQALSPSNSTQEFHKSPSIEEKPQRAVPSEFANGLSPTPVNGGALDLTSSHAEKIIKEDSLGILFPFRDRGKFKNTACDICGKTFACQSALDIHYRSHTKERPFICTVCNRGFSTKGNLKQHMLTHQMRDLPSQLFEPSSNLGPNQNSAVIPANSLSSLIKTEVNGFVHVSPQDSKDTPTSHVPSGPLSSSATSPVLLPALPRRTPKQHYCNTCGKTFSSSSALQIHERTHTGEKPFACTICGRAFTTKGNLKVHMGTHMWNSTPARRGRRLSVDGPMTFLGGNPVKFPEMFQKDLAARSGSGDPSSFWNQYAAALSNGLAMKANEISVIQNGGIPPIPGSLGSGNSSPVSGLTGNLERLQNSEPNAPLAGLEKMASSENGTNFRFTRFVEDSKEIVTS from the exons GAGACACAGAAAAGGGTCAACCGAGTCGCCCTACTAAGAGCAAGGATGCCCACGTCTGTGGCCGGTGCTGTGCCGAGTTCTTTGAATTATCAGATCTTCTGCTCCACAAGAAGAACTGTACTAAAAATCAATTAGTTTTAATCGTAAATGAAAATCCAGCCTCCCCACCCGAAAccttctcccccagcccccctCCTGATAATCctgatgaacaaatgaatgacacAGTTAACAAAACAGATCAAGTGGACTGCAGCGACCTTTCAGAACACAACGGACTTGACAGGGAAGAGTCCATGGAGGTGGAGGCCCCGGTTGCTAACAAAAGCGGCAGCGGCACTTCCAGCGGCAGCCACAGCAGTACCGCcccaagcagcagcagcagcagcagcagcagcagcggcggcggcggcagctcCTCCACAGGTACCTCAGCGATCACAACCTCTCTACCTCAACTCGGGGACCTGACAACACTGGGCAACTTCTCCGTAATCAACAGCAACGTCATCATCGAGAACCTCCAGAGCACCAAGGTGGCGGTGGCCCAGTTCTCCCAGGAAGCGAGGTGCGGCGGGGCCTCTGGGGGCAAGCTGGCCGTCCCAGCCCTCATGGAACAACTCCTAGctctgcagcagcagcagatcCACCAGCTGCAATTGATCGAACAGATTCGTCACCAAATATTGCTGTTGGCTTCTCAGAATGCAGACTTGCCAACATCTTCTAGTCCTTCTCAAGGTACTTTACGAACATCTGCCAACCCCTTGTCCACGCTAAGTTCCCATTTATCTCAGCAGCTGGCAGCAGCAGCTGGATTGGCACAGAGCCTCGCCAGCCAATCTGCCAGCATTAGTGGTGTGAAACAGCTACCCCCAATCCAGCTACCTCAGAGCAGTTCTGGCAACACCATCATTCCATCCAACAGCGGCTCTTCTCCCAATATGAACATATTGGCAGCGGCAGTTACCACCCCGTCCTCTGAAAAAGTGGCTTCAAGTGCTGGGGCCTCCCATGTCAGCAACCCAGCGGTCTCATCATCGTCCTCACCAGCTTTTGCAATAAGCAGTTTATTAAGTCCTGCGTCTAATCCACTTCTACCTCAGCAAGCCTCCGCTAACTCGGTTTTCCCCAGCCCTTTGCCCAACATCGGAACAACTGCAGAGGATTTAAACTCCTTGTCTGCCTTGGCCCAGCAAAGAAAAAGCAAGCCACCAAATGTCACTGCCTTTGAAGCGAAAAGTACTTCCGATGAGGCATTCTTCAAACACAAGTGCAGGTTCTGCGCGAAGGTCTTTGGGAGTGACAGTGCCTTGCAGATCCACTTGCGTTCCCATACCGGAGAGAGGCCATTCAAGTGCAACATCTGCGGGAACAGGTTCTCCACCAAGGGGAATCTGAAAGTCCACTTTCAGCGCCACAAAGAGAAATACCCTCATATCCAGATGAACCCCTATCCTGTGCCTGAGCATTTGGACAATATCCCCACGAGTACTGGCATCCCATATGGCATGTCCATCCCTCCAGAGAAGCCAGTCACCAGCTGGCTAGACACCAAACCAGTCCTGCCTACTCTGACCACTTCAGTCGGCCTGCCGTTGCCCCCAACCCTCCCAAGCCTCATACCCTTCATCAAGACGGAAGAGCCAGCCCCCATCCCCATCAGCCATTCTGCCACCAGCCCCCCAGGCTCAGTCAAAAGTGACTCCGGGGGCCCTGAGTCAGCCACAAGAAACCTAGGTGGGCTCCCAGAGGAAGCCGAAGGGTCCACTCTGCCACCCTCTGGTGGCAAAAGCGAAGAGAGTGGCATGGTCACCAACTCAGTCCCGACGGCGAGCAGTAGCGTCCTGAGCTCCCCAGCGGCAGACTGCGGCCCCGCGGGCAGTGCCACCACCTTCACCAACCCTTTGTTGCCGCTCATGTCCGAGCAGTTCAAGGCCAAGTTTCCTTTTGGGGGACTCCTGGACTCAGCTCAGGCATCAGAGACGTCCAAGCTTCAGCAACTGGTAGAAAACATTGACAAGAAGGCCACTGACCCCAATGAGTGCATCATCTGCCACCGGGTTCTCAGCTGCCAGAGCGCCTTGAAAATGCACTACAGGACACACACTGGGGAGAGGCCCTTTAAGTGTAAGATCTGTGGCCGGGCTTTCACCACGAAAGGGAATCTTAAAACCCACTACAGTGTCCATCGTGCTATGCCCCCGCTCAGAGTCCAGCATTCCTGCCCCATCTGCCAGAAGAAGTTCACGAACGCTGTGGTCCTGCAGCAGCACATCCGAATGCATATGGGAGGCCAGATCCCCAACACCCCAGTCCCCGACAGCTACTCTGAGTCCATGGAGTCTGACACAGGTTCCTTTGATGAGAAAAATTTTGATGACCTAGACAACTTCTCTGATGAAAACATGGAAGACTGTCCTGAGGGCAGCATCCCTGATACACCTAAGTCTGCAGACGCCTCCCAAGACAGCTTATCCTCTTCGCCTTTGCCCCTCGAGATGTCGAGCATCGCTGCTTTGGAAAATCAGATGAAGATGATCAATGCTGGCCTGGCAGAGCAGCTACAGGCCAGCCTGAAGTCAGTGGAGAATGGGTCCATCGAGGGGGATGTCCTGACCAATGATTCATCCTCAGTGGGTGGTGACATGGAAAGCCAAAGTGCTGGCAGCCCAGCCATCTCAGAGTCTACCTCTTCCATGCAGGCTCTGTCCCCGTCCAACAGCACGCAGGAGTTCCACAAGTCACCCAGCATTGAGGAGAAACCACAGAGAGCGGTCCCAAGCGAGTTTGCCAATGGTTTGTCTCCCACCCCAGTGAATGGTGGGGCTTTGGATTTGACATCTAGTCACGCAGAGAAAATCATCAAAGAAGATTCTTTGGGGATCCTCTTCCCTTTTAGAGACCGgggtaaatttaaaaacactgctTGTGACATTTGTGGCAAAACATTTGCTTGTCAGAGTGCCTTGGACATTCACTATAGAAGTCATACCAAAGAGAGACCATTTATTTGCACAGTTTGCAATCGTGGCTTTTCCACAAAGGGTAATTTGAAGCAGCACATGTTGACACATCAGATGCGAGATCTGCCATCCCAGCTCTTTGAGCCCAGTTCCAACCTTGGCCCCAATCAGAACTCAGCGGTGATTCCCGCCAACTCGTTGTCATCTCTCATCAAGACAGAGGTCAACGGCTTCGTGCATGTTTCTCCTCAGGACAGTAAGGACACCCCCACCAGTCACGTCCCGTCTGGGCCTCTGTCTTCCTCTGCCACATCCCCAGTTCTGCTCCCTGCTCTGCCCAGGAGAACTCCCAAGCAGCACTACTGCAACACATGTGGCAAAACCTTCTCCTCATCGAGTGCCCTGCAGATTCACGAgagaactcacactggagagaaaccctttgCTTGCACTATTTGTGGAAGAGCTTTCACGACTAAAGGCAATCTTAAG GTACACATGGGCACTCACATGTGGAATAGCACCCCTGCACGACGGGGTCGGCGGCTCTCTGTGGATGGCCCCATGACATTTCTAGGAGGCAATCCCGTCAAGTTCCCAGAAATGTTCCAGAAGGATTTGGCGGCAAGATCAGGAAGTGGGGATCCTTCCAGCTTCTGGAATCAGTATGCAGCAGCGCTCTCCAACGGGCTGGCGATGAAGGCCAACGAGATCTCCGTCATTCAGAACGGTGGCATCCCTCCAATTCCTGGAAGCCTCGGCAGTGGGAACAGCTCACCTGTTAGTGGGCTGACGGGAAACCTGGAGAGGCTCCAGAACTCAGAGCCCAATGCTCCCCTGGCCGGCCTGGAGAAAATGGCAAGCAGTGAGAACGGAACCAACTTCCGCTTCACCCGCTTCGTGGAGGACAGCAAGGAGATCGTCACGAGTTAA
- the SALL1 gene encoding sal-like protein 1 isoform b (isoform b is encoded by transcript variant 2): MNDTVNKTDQVDCSDLSEHNGLDREESMEVEAPVANKSGSGTSSGSHSSTAPSSSSSSSSSSGGGGSSSTGTSAITTSLPQLGDLTTLGNFSVINSNVIIENLQSTKVAVAQFSQEARCGGASGGKLAVPALMEQLLALQQQQIHQLQLIEQIRHQILLLASQNADLPTSSSPSQGTLRTSANPLSTLSSHLSQQLAAAAGLAQSLASQSASISGVKQLPPIQLPQSSSGNTIIPSNSGSSPNMNILAAAVTTPSSEKVASSAGASHVSNPAVSSSSSPAFAISSLLSPASNPLLPQQASANSVFPSPLPNIGTTAEDLNSLSALAQQRKSKPPNVTAFEAKSTSDEAFFKHKCRFCAKVFGSDSALQIHLRSHTGERPFKCNICGNRFSTKGNLKVHFQRHKEKYPHIQMNPYPVPEHLDNIPTSTGIPYGMSIPPEKPVTSWLDTKPVLPTLTTSVGLPLPPTLPSLIPFIKTEEPAPIPISHSATSPPGSVKSDSGGPESATRNLGGLPEEAEGSTLPPSGGKSEESGMVTNSVPTASSSVLSSPAADCGPAGSATTFTNPLLPLMSEQFKAKFPFGGLLDSAQASETSKLQQLVENIDKKATDPNECIICHRVLSCQSALKMHYRTHTGERPFKCKICGRAFTTKGNLKTHYSVHRAMPPLRVQHSCPICQKKFTNAVVLQQHIRMHMGGQIPNTPVPDSYSESMESDTGSFDEKNFDDLDNFSDENMEDCPEGSIPDTPKSADASQDSLSSSPLPLEMSSIAALENQMKMINAGLAEQLQASLKSVENGSIEGDVLTNDSSSVGGDMESQSAGSPAISESTSSMQALSPSNSTQEFHKSPSIEEKPQRAVPSEFANGLSPTPVNGGALDLTSSHAEKIIKEDSLGILFPFRDRGKFKNTACDICGKTFACQSALDIHYRSHTKERPFICTVCNRGFSTKGNLKQHMLTHQMRDLPSQLFEPSSNLGPNQNSAVIPANSLSSLIKTEVNGFVHVSPQDSKDTPTSHVPSGPLSSSATSPVLLPALPRRTPKQHYCNTCGKTFSSSSALQIHERTHTGEKPFACTICGRAFTTKGNLKVHMGTHMWNSTPARRGRRLSVDGPMTFLGGNPVKFPEMFQKDLAARSGSGDPSSFWNQYAAALSNGLAMKANEISVIQNGGIPPIPGSLGSGNSSPVSGLTGNLERLQNSEPNAPLAGLEKMASSENGTNFRFTRFVEDSKEIVTS, translated from the exons atgaatgacacAGTTAACAAAACAGATCAAGTGGACTGCAGCGACCTTTCAGAACACAACGGACTTGACAGGGAAGAGTCCATGGAGGTGGAGGCCCCGGTTGCTAACAAAAGCGGCAGCGGCACTTCCAGCGGCAGCCACAGCAGTACCGCcccaagcagcagcagcagcagcagcagcagcagcggcggcggcggcagctcCTCCACAGGTACCTCAGCGATCACAACCTCTCTACCTCAACTCGGGGACCTGACAACACTGGGCAACTTCTCCGTAATCAACAGCAACGTCATCATCGAGAACCTCCAGAGCACCAAGGTGGCGGTGGCCCAGTTCTCCCAGGAAGCGAGGTGCGGCGGGGCCTCTGGGGGCAAGCTGGCCGTCCCAGCCCTCATGGAACAACTCCTAGctctgcagcagcagcagatcCACCAGCTGCAATTGATCGAACAGATTCGTCACCAAATATTGCTGTTGGCTTCTCAGAATGCAGACTTGCCAACATCTTCTAGTCCTTCTCAAGGTACTTTACGAACATCTGCCAACCCCTTGTCCACGCTAAGTTCCCATTTATCTCAGCAGCTGGCAGCAGCAGCTGGATTGGCACAGAGCCTCGCCAGCCAATCTGCCAGCATTAGTGGTGTGAAACAGCTACCCCCAATCCAGCTACCTCAGAGCAGTTCTGGCAACACCATCATTCCATCCAACAGCGGCTCTTCTCCCAATATGAACATATTGGCAGCGGCAGTTACCACCCCGTCCTCTGAAAAAGTGGCTTCAAGTGCTGGGGCCTCCCATGTCAGCAACCCAGCGGTCTCATCATCGTCCTCACCAGCTTTTGCAATAAGCAGTTTATTAAGTCCTGCGTCTAATCCACTTCTACCTCAGCAAGCCTCCGCTAACTCGGTTTTCCCCAGCCCTTTGCCCAACATCGGAACAACTGCAGAGGATTTAAACTCCTTGTCTGCCTTGGCCCAGCAAAGAAAAAGCAAGCCACCAAATGTCACTGCCTTTGAAGCGAAAAGTACTTCCGATGAGGCATTCTTCAAACACAAGTGCAGGTTCTGCGCGAAGGTCTTTGGGAGTGACAGTGCCTTGCAGATCCACTTGCGTTCCCATACCGGAGAGAGGCCATTCAAGTGCAACATCTGCGGGAACAGGTTCTCCACCAAGGGGAATCTGAAAGTCCACTTTCAGCGCCACAAAGAGAAATACCCTCATATCCAGATGAACCCCTATCCTGTGCCTGAGCATTTGGACAATATCCCCACGAGTACTGGCATCCCATATGGCATGTCCATCCCTCCAGAGAAGCCAGTCACCAGCTGGCTAGACACCAAACCAGTCCTGCCTACTCTGACCACTTCAGTCGGCCTGCCGTTGCCCCCAACCCTCCCAAGCCTCATACCCTTCATCAAGACGGAAGAGCCAGCCCCCATCCCCATCAGCCATTCTGCCACCAGCCCCCCAGGCTCAGTCAAAAGTGACTCCGGGGGCCCTGAGTCAGCCACAAGAAACCTAGGTGGGCTCCCAGAGGAAGCCGAAGGGTCCACTCTGCCACCCTCTGGTGGCAAAAGCGAAGAGAGTGGCATGGTCACCAACTCAGTCCCGACGGCGAGCAGTAGCGTCCTGAGCTCCCCAGCGGCAGACTGCGGCCCCGCGGGCAGTGCCACCACCTTCACCAACCCTTTGTTGCCGCTCATGTCCGAGCAGTTCAAGGCCAAGTTTCCTTTTGGGGGACTCCTGGACTCAGCTCAGGCATCAGAGACGTCCAAGCTTCAGCAACTGGTAGAAAACATTGACAAGAAGGCCACTGACCCCAATGAGTGCATCATCTGCCACCGGGTTCTCAGCTGCCAGAGCGCCTTGAAAATGCACTACAGGACACACACTGGGGAGAGGCCCTTTAAGTGTAAGATCTGTGGCCGGGCTTTCACCACGAAAGGGAATCTTAAAACCCACTACAGTGTCCATCGTGCTATGCCCCCGCTCAGAGTCCAGCATTCCTGCCCCATCTGCCAGAAGAAGTTCACGAACGCTGTGGTCCTGCAGCAGCACATCCGAATGCATATGGGAGGCCAGATCCCCAACACCCCAGTCCCCGACAGCTACTCTGAGTCCATGGAGTCTGACACAGGTTCCTTTGATGAGAAAAATTTTGATGACCTAGACAACTTCTCTGATGAAAACATGGAAGACTGTCCTGAGGGCAGCATCCCTGATACACCTAAGTCTGCAGACGCCTCCCAAGACAGCTTATCCTCTTCGCCTTTGCCCCTCGAGATGTCGAGCATCGCTGCTTTGGAAAATCAGATGAAGATGATCAATGCTGGCCTGGCAGAGCAGCTACAGGCCAGCCTGAAGTCAGTGGAGAATGGGTCCATCGAGGGGGATGTCCTGACCAATGATTCATCCTCAGTGGGTGGTGACATGGAAAGCCAAAGTGCTGGCAGCCCAGCCATCTCAGAGTCTACCTCTTCCATGCAGGCTCTGTCCCCGTCCAACAGCACGCAGGAGTTCCACAAGTCACCCAGCATTGAGGAGAAACCACAGAGAGCGGTCCCAAGCGAGTTTGCCAATGGTTTGTCTCCCACCCCAGTGAATGGTGGGGCTTTGGATTTGACATCTAGTCACGCAGAGAAAATCATCAAAGAAGATTCTTTGGGGATCCTCTTCCCTTTTAGAGACCGgggtaaatttaaaaacactgctTGTGACATTTGTGGCAAAACATTTGCTTGTCAGAGTGCCTTGGACATTCACTATAGAAGTCATACCAAAGAGAGACCATTTATTTGCACAGTTTGCAATCGTGGCTTTTCCACAAAGGGTAATTTGAAGCAGCACATGTTGACACATCAGATGCGAGATCTGCCATCCCAGCTCTTTGAGCCCAGTTCCAACCTTGGCCCCAATCAGAACTCAGCGGTGATTCCCGCCAACTCGTTGTCATCTCTCATCAAGACAGAGGTCAACGGCTTCGTGCATGTTTCTCCTCAGGACAGTAAGGACACCCCCACCAGTCACGTCCCGTCTGGGCCTCTGTCTTCCTCTGCCACATCCCCAGTTCTGCTCCCTGCTCTGCCCAGGAGAACTCCCAAGCAGCACTACTGCAACACATGTGGCAAAACCTTCTCCTCATCGAGTGCCCTGCAGATTCACGAgagaactcacactggagagaaaccctttgCTTGCACTATTTGTGGAAGAGCTTTCACGACTAAAGGCAATCTTAAG GTACACATGGGCACTCACATGTGGAATAGCACCCCTGCACGACGGGGTCGGCGGCTCTCTGTGGATGGCCCCATGACATTTCTAGGAGGCAATCCCGTCAAGTTCCCAGAAATGTTCCAGAAGGATTTGGCGGCAAGATCAGGAAGTGGGGATCCTTCCAGCTTCTGGAATCAGTATGCAGCAGCGCTCTCCAACGGGCTGGCGATGAAGGCCAACGAGATCTCCGTCATTCAGAACGGTGGCATCCCTCCAATTCCTGGAAGCCTCGGCAGTGGGAACAGCTCACCTGTTAGTGGGCTGACGGGAAACCTGGAGAGGCTCCAGAACTCAGAGCCCAATGCTCCCCTGGCCGGCCTGGAGAAAATGGCAAGCAGTGAGAACGGAACCAACTTCCGCTTCACCCGCTTCGTGGAGGACAGCAAGGAGATCGTCACGAGTTAA